In Bacillota bacterium, the following proteins share a genomic window:
- a CDS encoding glycosyl transferase family 36, translating to MYANKYGHFSNNGLEYIITDPKTPKPWINVISNSDYSFMVSQTGGGCSWRGNAGQNRLTRLYQDIIKDNYGKYLYLRNIDTGNFWSLTFQPVQKEYQHFEVRHGIGYSIFKYQVEDVVSEMKMFVVPGKPLEIIEIKIKNKSNKIKRLDITSYFEWEAGIHPDEHREFHKLFMDTSYDESLKAIKLKKYNWGFGDKDGLANNVDWDFVGFHAVNLPVKSFETDKEAFIGMYGLERDPLAMKKPMLSNKAGRFGDPVASLQSEFTLRPNEEIVVVFTIGVTSLGKKEILNIDQEYENPDSLILQYTNPEASLKAFKEVEEFWKDLLSGDHVETQDKAFDIMTNTFSKYQAISCRIWAKTAYYQTSGGYGFRDQLQDALIFLESKPELTKKQLLLHASRQFFEGDVYHWFVTYQGWGARGNCSDDLLWLPFIMESYIEETLDYSILDEIVPFVDQSEASMYEHCKRAILKSLTRFSDRGVPLMGAHDWNDGLSAVGHKMKGESFWMSSFLFMILNSFQRFAKMKNDLSFIENMKKYALQIQKTFNEYGWDGEWYLQATTDDGYPLGSNNNEEGKIFLMPNSWAILSDILPKNRINKVVNSIDKFLLREYGTLLNFPAFTKPRSDIGYVTRYAPGLRENGGVYTHAATWAVSAFAKAGFPELAYKAYKGICPPNRTVDPDRYLAEPYVTCGNSDGPISPYYGRGGWSWYTGSAQWLHRVAVRDILGVKATYTGLKIEPVIPKKWTGYQYSRKFRNAIYNIEVQRGKSKKVIVDGKEIKGNILPDFKDHLTHQIMVTII from the coding sequence ACACTGGAAATTTTTGGTCATTAACGTTTCAGCCCGTTCAAAAAGAGTATCAACATTTTGAAGTGAGACACGGAATTGGGTATTCTATTTTTAAATACCAAGTAGAAGATGTTGTGTCCGAAATGAAAATGTTTGTTGTACCCGGAAAACCTTTAGAAATTATTGAAATTAAAATTAAAAATAAAAGCAATAAAATCAAACGGTTAGATATCACTTCTTATTTTGAGTGGGAAGCGGGAATTCATCCTGATGAACATCGTGAATTTCATAAACTATTTATGGATACCTCTTATGATGAATCTCTTAAGGCGATTAAATTAAAAAAATACAACTGGGGATTTGGCGATAAAGATGGATTAGCAAATAATGTTGATTGGGATTTTGTTGGATTTCATGCGGTTAATTTACCAGTTAAATCTTTTGAAACAGACAAAGAAGCTTTTATTGGGATGTATGGCCTTGAAAGAGATCCACTTGCAATGAAAAAACCAATGTTATCAAATAAAGCAGGACGATTCGGAGATCCAGTGGCTTCTTTACAAAGCGAATTTACTTTGCGTCCAAACGAAGAAATTGTAGTTGTCTTTACAATCGGAGTAACTTCTCTTGGAAAGAAAGAAATCTTAAATATTGATCAGGAATATGAAAATCCCGATTCATTAATCTTACAATATACAAATCCTGAAGCTTCCTTAAAAGCGTTTAAAGAAGTAGAAGAATTTTGGAAAGATTTACTAAGTGGAGATCACGTTGAAACTCAAGATAAAGCGTTTGACATTATGACAAATACATTTTCAAAATATCAAGCTATTAGTTGCCGTATTTGGGCAAAAACGGCTTATTACCAAACAAGCGGAGGCTATGGATTTAGAGATCAACTTCAAGATGCTTTAATTTTTCTAGAATCAAAACCTGAACTTACAAAAAAACAATTGCTTCTTCATGCTTCAAGACAATTCTTTGAAGGCGATGTCTATCACTGGTTTGTAACTTATCAAGGATGGGGCGCAAGAGGGAATTGTTCAGACGATTTATTGTGGCTTCCTTTCATAATGGAGTCCTATATTGAAGAAACTTTAGATTATAGCATATTAGATGAAATTGTTCCATTTGTTGATCAAAGCGAAGCATCGATGTATGAACATTGTAAAAGAGCCATTTTAAAATCTCTAACTAGATTTTCAGATAGAGGAGTCCCTTTAATGGGAGCTCATGATTGGAACGATGGATTGAGCGCTGTTGGTCATAAAATGAAAGGCGAGTCTTTTTGGATGTCTTCCTTCCTCTTTATGATACTCAATAGTTTTCAACGTTTTGCTAAAATGAAAAACGACTTAAGTTTCATAGAAAATATGAAAAAATATGCCTTACAAATTCAAAAAACGTTTAATGAGTATGGTTGGGATGGTGAATGGTATCTTCAAGCAACGACAGATGATGGATATCCACTTGGTTCTAACAATAATGAAGAAGGAAAAATCTTTTTAATGCCAAACTCATGGGCAATCTTAAGCGATATTTTACCAAAAAACAGAATCAATAAAGTTGTTAATTCCATTGATAAGTTTTTGTTAAGAGAATACGGAACTTTACTCAATTTTCCAGCCTTTACAAAACCAAGATCTGATATTGGATATGTAACAAGATACGCTCCTGGATTAAGAGAAAATGGTGGTGTTTACACTCATGCAGCTACTTGGGCAGTCTCGGCTTTTGCAAAAGCAGGATTCCCTGAATTAGCTTACAAAGCATATAAAGGGATTTGTCCTCCAAATCGTACGGTAGATCCTGATAGGTACCTTGCTGAACCTTACGTAACTTGTGGAAATTCAGATGGGCCTATTTCTCCTTACTATGGAAGAGGTGGATGGAGTTGGTACACCGGATCCGCACAATGGTTACACCGGGTAGCTGTTAGAGATATATTAGGAGTTAAAGCAACCTACACTGGTCTAAAAATCGAGCCAGTCATTCCTAAAAAGTGGACTGGATACCAATATAGTAGAAAATTTAGAAATGCAATATACAACATTGAAGTTCAAAGAGGAAAAAGCAAGAAAGTAATTGTGGATGGAAAAGAAATAAAAGGAAACATATTGCCAGATTTTAAGGATCATCTTACTCATCAAATAATGGTCACTATAATATAA